The genomic region CCTTAAAGTTCCTTACCTCCGGCTACCAGGAATCTCTAGATGAATTGCTCAACGGAGCAGTATTTCACGAAGATGCGAACGAAATGGTGTTGGTTCGGGATATAGATCTGTTTAGTTCCTGCGAACATCACATACTGCCTATTTTAGGTCGCGCTCATGTAGCTTATATTCCTAACGGCAAAGTCATTGGTTTGTCTAAAATTGCCCGAATTTGCGAAATGTATGCCCGTCGTTTGCAAGTACAAGAACGCCTGACAGCCCAAATTGCCGATGCCATTCAAGGCTTGCTCAAGCCTCAAGGCGTAGCCGTAGTGGTGGAAGCTACCCATATGTGCATGGTGATGCGAGGGGTACAAAAACCTGGTTCTTGGACGGTAACTAGTTCGATGCAAGGGGTATTTGCTGACGATGCTAGAACCCGTCAGGAATTTATGGATCTGATTCGCCACAGTCCGTCATTCCATTAGATCGACCCCAACTGCGATCGCCAGAGCGAGTATCATATGAGAATGATTACTATTCGCGTAAAGAGGCGTGACCTATGGTAGCTACTAATGTGCCCACTTCCGTTCCTGTAACCGTTCTCACTGGATATCTGGGAGCGGGAAAAACCACCCTGCTCAACCGCATTCTCACCTACGAACACGGTAAGAAGGTAGCAGTAATTATTAACGAGTTTGGGGAAGTTGGGATTGATAATCAGTTAGTTATAGACACTGACGAAGAAATCTTTGAAATGAATAACGGCTGCATCTGCTGTACGGTGCGGGGAGATTTGATTCGCATTATTAGCAATTTGATGAAACGCCGTCACAAATTCGACCATTTGGTGCTGGAAACTACCGGACTTGCCGATCCCGCGCCCGTGATTCAGACTTTCTTTATGGATGAAGATGTCAGATCTCAAACCCATCTCGATGCTGTCGTTACCTTAGTTGATGCTAAACACATTCACCAGCATTGGGATGCAGATGAAGCAGTGGAGCAAATCGCTTTTGCCGACATAATTTTGCTCAATAAGACCGATTTAGTTACCCCTACAGACTTAGAAGCTTTAGAACAGCGCATTCGATCGACGAATGTAATGGCAAAAATTTATCGCACCCAAGATGCGGCGGTAGATATGGATCGGATTTTGGGAGTGAGTGCTTTCGATCTGAGCCGCGCTTTAGAGATAGATCCGAATTTTTTGGGGGAAGATACTCACGAACACGACCAAACGGTAACTTCTGTTGCAATTTCCCAACCAGGCACTTTAAACTATGACAAACTCAATTACTGGATGGGGCAACTCCTGCGGGAGAAAGGAGTCGATATCTTTCGGATGAAGGGAATTCTCAATATTGAAGGGGAAGATAATCGCTTTGTCTTTCAGGGAGTACATATGCTACTTGATGGTAAAGACGATCGCCCTTGGCAGCCTCACGAGACGCGCCAAAATCAACTAGTCTTCATCGGTCGCAATTTAGATGAAGCCGAACTAAAAACCGGATTTATGGCGTGTTTGGTATGAGGAGAACTTCAAAAGTCGAATTTAAAGATACTTGGCGCGGGGAACTATCAGATTATATCCAGGCGATCGCTTGGTGTCCGCAAGGTCGCTATTTAGCTGCAAGTTCTGCGGCGGGAGAAGTCTCATTATTTGCGGCTCCTAGCTTTGAAACCACTATTCTTCAAGGGGAAACAGGACTATCTGTAGACTGCCTGGGATTTTCTTATGACGGACAGTTTTTAGCAATCGGCGGTCAAGATGGAGGATTGAGAATCTGGTCGCTAGCTTCAGATGCTCCCCAACTAATTGCCACTTTAGATAACAAATCGGTGTGGGTTGATCGCTTGTGCTGGAATCCAATAACTCGCGAACTAGCCTTCAGTTTGGGCAAATACGTGCAAGTTTGGGATGCTGATAATCTAGAGGTCGTTGCCACCCTCAGTTTTAGTGCTTCTAGTGTCTTCGATCTCGCTTGGAGTGCCGATGGCAAATACTTAGCCGTAGCAGGTTACCAGGGGGCAAAAGTCTGGCAGACTGGGGATTGGGATGCAGAGGCAGAAGTTTTAGAGAATGCTTCAGCTACAGTGGCGATCGCTTGGTCGCCAGATAGCAAATTTATTGCCCAAGGTAACCTAGATAATACCCTAACTGTCAAGGCGTGGGGCAATCCCTACCCCTGGCTGATGCAAGGTTTTCCTGGTAAAGTCAGGCAAGTAGCATGGTCGTCACTACCAAATAAATTTGGATTCCCACTTCTAGCATCCTGTAGCGGTACGGCAGTAGTAGTCTGGGAAAAGGATATAGACGAGCAAATCGGCTGGGATGGGCGTATTTTGGGCAACCATGAAGCCACCGTTCGCGCGATCGCTTTTCAGCCAGATTCCCTAGTATTAGCATCTACCGCAGAAAATAGCTGGATTGCCCTGTGGGATCGAATAGGGCGATTAAATCAAACCTTAACGGGCGCAATCAAAGGCTTTTCTTGCCTAGCTTGGCATCCTCAAGGACATCACCTAGCCGCCGGAGGAGTTAATGGAGAAATATTAGTCTGGTCGCAGAATATGCGGGGTCGGGGTTTTGGTAGACAGTAACACCTTGGGTTATCCATCAGGGGCATTATTAAGTAGCTAGGCAAAATTAATTGTATAAGTTGAGTTTGGGCATGGGGCATGGGGCATACCCCCGCTAGAAAATATACAATTAATTCTGTTGAGGTACTTATCGAGAAATTCTAGAAGACTTGCTCGCAGCTACTTTAGATGGTAGTGTAAGCGATCGCTCCACCGCTCAAATATATTTGGCTCAAAAGTATCCAATATCAAGTATTTAATTGACTTATTTAGATAAAGAAAGAAGAAAGAGGTAATAAGGCAAAAGGAAACGCAAATAAACAATTTAAAGGCACATCAACTTAATAAGTTCATCATATTACCCCGATTCCCAATCCCCAATTCCCAACTCCCTATGAACATCATCCATAGAACCGTTCTGAATCAAGGTAAATACGTACTGAGAGCCAAAATTGGTAGAGGAGTGTTTAGCATCACCTACCGAGCCACTCAAACAGAATCTGGGGAAACGGTAGTTATCAAAACTTTATCGGACACAATCTATAAAAACCGAGATTTAGAAGCAGTTAGCAGTAATTTTCTGGACATAGTTCCCAAATTCATCGCCTGTCAGCATCCCCATCTAGCTAAAATCATTGATTACTTTGATGAAGAAGGACGACCCTATGTAGTTCAAGAATATGTCACGGGGAAAAACTTAGCAGAACTGATCTCAGCAGAAAATCCCTTACCAGTCACAGTTGCGATCAATTACATTCGCCAATTAGCCAGTGCTGTCCGTACCCTACACCAACACGGACTATTACACCAAGATATCAGACCCCATAACATCATGAAAATTAAGGGGACAGAATCTTTGGTACTGGGTGAACTAGCCATAGCTACTAGTTTACATCCCATGCTCCAGCAAACTCACGCCAAGCTACAAGCGGCTGGATATGCCCCACTTGAGAGATACCAACCCTCTGGAAACATGACTCCAGCTAGCGATATTTACTCCCTAGCAGCCACCTTATACTTCTTTTTGACTGGAACTAATCCAGTCCCCGCACCAGTGAGAGAGGAATACAGTCGGATTCAGCCACCCCATCCTCAAGGTTCTTTAGGCGATCCTCTCTTGCTTCCTGCATTGCGAAAAGCTCAACCCAAAATTAAATCAGCGATCGAATTAGCCATTTGGCGAGGTTTAGAACTAGATCCTCAAAAACGCCCCCAAAGCGTGAAAGCATGGTTAGCAATGCTACCTCGTTTAGCCTATCCCAGTCAGGAACAAGCATTATCAAAAAAGCAGCTTTTAGACAAGCTTAGACCCGAAAAGGTGGCGCTATTTGGCGCTAAAAATCCCGTTACAGCCGATCTCATTCCCTCAGAACCGCCCTATCACCCAGAGCCGGAAATTCAAGACCAGATTGTTACTCTCCCTGTCCCAGAAAACGATGTACCTTATAAAGCAGAAATCAAAGAAGTAAATAGTCAAATTTCGACGGAAGAAGCGCAATTTACAAGTACTTTGGAGCCTAAACCCGAATATACACAGAATCCCAAACAGCGATCGCCCTGGATGGGTTTGCTACTTACCCTAGCTATAGGTTTGTCAACTGGGATGGGTTTTGGTTTAGCTTTGAGACAAAATCGCCCTACCGAACCAGGAGAAACCATTCTCCACACCGAACAATCTTTCCCCAATCGCAGTCCTTGGCCCATTCAAGAAACACCTGCAATCATTCGCCGTCGCAACTCTAGTCAGTAGCTTGGTTGGGTTGCCTGAATAGTATCAGTCAAATATGTGTTTATTTATGAATATGCCCATTTGAAGTGTTTATTTTGCGGTTTTTGTTGGGTTTACTTCGTTAACCCAACCTACAAGGTTCTGTGTGTCCCAAAAAACCATTAAATGTAAAAAGTTAACCCTTGTAAGCTTCCTAGATCCCCATCTACGATCCAACGAACTGGAAAAGTCAGGTTATAATTTGGGGCAGAGGTGTAAAGAATTATTTCTATGAGCGATCCGGTTTTACGAGCTTTTTTCCTGGGTAGAGCTTTGGCTCAAGCCGTTGGAGAACAAATAGAAGCGACTGTGACTAATGGTTTGAGTGAATTAGCTAAACTTGATGCCGAGCAAAGAGAGCGTCTGCGTCAATTTAGCCAACAGGTGATGGAGAAAGCGGCGCGGGATGTTGAAGGAGCGGCTAGCAGTAGTGGAAGTTCGACAACTACCAGTCCATTTGGCAGTTCTAATGGAGATTTACAAGTAACAATTGACGAATTGCGGGCAGAAATCGCACGTTTGCGAACTGAACTACAGCTTTACCGCAGTCGGTAATAATGTTTTTAAGTCAGTCAAATAGCCCCATCGCGATCGCTAGGAATTAGAGTGTCTTTACTGTCCGATCCCGAAATTACCCCCAAAATAGTTACTAATGGTAACTCTCTACCCCAAGGTATGGTTCACTCTACTGCTAGTAGCATCCCGACTCAACCATACAATGCCAAATCATATCGATGGAATCGGCAGCATTATTCACGTCAACGCCGATTTATTGATATTTGGCACTTTTTTCTGTCGTTAATGACTAGCTTATGGCTCAACGGTAAGAAATGGAGCTATCCAGGTGGTTTTAGCGAAGCTAAGCTAGCAAAACGCCGCCGTCAACAAGCAATTTGGATTCGAGATAGTTTTCTGGACTTAGGACCAACTTTTATTAAACTCGGACAGTTATTCTCTACTAGAGCCGATTTATTTCCAATTGAGTACGTCGAAGAGCTTTCTAAACTCCAAGATCGAGTTCCAGCTTTTAGTTATGAACAAGTTGAGCAAATTGTTCAACAAGATTTGGGTAAACCTGTTTCCAGCTTATTTACTAGTTTCGATCCTGTTGCCCTAGCAGCAGCTAGTTTAGGACAAGTACATAAAGCTCAACTTCGCAATGGACAGGAAGTCGTAGTTAAGATCCAGCGCCCTGGCTTAAAACAGCTTTTTACCATAGATTTGGCAATTTTAAAGGGAATAGCTCGTTACTTTCAAAGCCATCCTCGTTGGGGAAGAGGTAGGGATTGGCTGGGAATTTACGACGAGTGTTGTCGGATTTTGTGGGAAGAAATAGATTATCTCAGTGAAGGTCAAAACGCAGATACTTTTAGGCGTAATTTTCGACCTTTCGATTGGGTGAAAGTTCCCAGAGTTTATTGGCGTTATACTTCTCCCAGAGTATTGACTTTAGAATATTTACCAGGGATTAAAATCAGTCACTATGAGGCTTTAGAAGCTGCCGGAATTGACCGCAAAGAGGTGGCTAAGCTAGGTGCTAGAGCTTATTTGCATCAATTGCTCGATGACGGCTTTTTTCATGCCGATCCTCATCCAGGAAACATTGCCGTAAATCCAGAAGGAGCTTTGATTTTTTATGATTTTGGGATGATGGGCAAAATAGCCCCTGTTACTCGCGAAAAGCTGATGGATACCCTGTTTGGCATTGCCCAGAAAGATGGGGAACGAGTCATGAAGTCTTTAGTAGCTCTAGGTGCTTTAGCTGCTAACGAAGATATGGGGCCAGTCCGGCGATCGATCCAGTATATGCTGGATAATTTTATGGATAAACCCTTTGAAAATCAGTCAGTTAGCCAAATTAGCGATGATTTATACGAAATTGCTTACGATCAACCTTTCCGTTTCCCTGCGACCTTTACTTTTGTCATGCGGGCTTTCTCGACTTTAGAAGGAGTCGGAAAAGGACTAGATCCAGACTTTAATTTTATGGAAGTGGCACAACCATTTGCAATGCAGCTTATGACTAATGGTAATGGTTCAGATAATGGCAGCTTTTTGAGCGAACTGGGTCGTCAAGCCGCCCAAATGAGTTCTACCGCCTTGGGATTACCCAGACGGATTGAAGATACCATCGAAAAGCTAGAACGGGGTGATCTACGGGTGCGAGTTCGTTCTGTAGAATCAGATAGAATTTTACGTCGCATTAGTAATATTCAGGCAGGAACCAACTATACTTTACTAGTTGGTAGTTTTACACTGTCAGCAACAATTCTGTTTGTCAATCACTACGTGTGGCTGGCAGCAGGATTGGCTTTAGTGGCGGCTATCTTGTTAGCGATCTGGATTCGCTTAACGATCCGCCTTGACCGCATGGATAGAATGTTTTAAGCCTCAGAACAATCGCTATGAAACTTAGCTTCACAAGCCTTTCAGATACAGGAGTAGTGCGGGCCGTAAACCAAGATGCCTGTTATGCAGACTCCCCTCAAGCCAGGTTTTTTATTGTCGCTGATGGTATGGGCGGACACGTAGGTGGTCAAGAAGCCAGCCGGATCGCTAAGGAGACTGTTTGCTCGGTTCTAGATAAGTATTGGAATTCTAATGAAACTTCACAAACTCTGCTGGCAAAAGCCTTAGTAGAAGCTAATGAAGCCATCGTGACAGATCAGTTCCAGCACCCAGAAAGAGCAGATATGGGCACTACAGCAGTAGTGTTGATGTTCCGCGATCGCACTGATAGTGCTTGGTATACTCATGTGGGAGACTCCCGCTTATATCTGTTGAGAGACGGTCAGCTTCAGCAAGTTACTCAAGATCATACTTGGGTATCAATGGCAGTGAAAATCGGCGATTTGACCCAAGAACAAGCCCGCAACCACCCATATCGTCACGTTCTATCCCAATGCTTGGGACGTAAGGACTTGTCTCAAATAGAAGTCCAGCCAATCGAGATTAAGTCGGGCGATCGCCTATTATTATGCAGTGATGGTTTGACAGAAGAACTCCCTGATGCCGAAATTTGTCGATATTTGAGTTCAGATGGTAGCTGTGAAGACATAGCGACCGCTTTAGTTAACGCAGCTAAAGCTAATGGTGGTAGAGATAATATTACAGTCGTGATTGTTGAGATTGACGCATTCCAACCAGGCTCAGGTTTTTCCAGCCAGAGTACCTTGGATTAATCTGACAATTTAATTTATCGGGAATGATGGCAACTGGGACAAAAGTGATAGGATAAGTGCAAATTATTGCTGATGAGCAAGTTTAGTCCTAAAAATTATCCCCAATATCCCTATGTCTTTTGCTACTCAAAGTACTACCAATCGCGGTCGTCAATCGAAAAAACACTTGACTGTAGCGCCTCAAGTTACCAGAAACTACCCAGAATCGGTATCTCCGGTTCCAGATCTTAAACCTACTCCTCTAGCTTTACCCTGGCTGCGATCGCTCTTGGTTGCTCAACGCAGCACCACTGCGATCTGTTTTTTGCTAGTGGCGGGGTTGCTATCTGTTTATACTTGGACAGTCTACACTCAGCAGCTATGGACTAGGGAATATCGGAAGTTAGAAAGCTTACAGCGACAAGAACGTCAAATGACTGCGGCGAATGAAGTGTTAAAAAATTCCTTAGCAGACACCGCCGAACGTCCAGAAAGTGGTTTACTACCAACTAGCGTAGCTAATAGTATCTTTGTCATCCCTGCACCTCAGCGTCGCTTTATTCCAGCCAAAGCGGTAGAAGCACCAGAACCCAAAAGACCACTGGGCTATTAATGAGGCAGAAGGCGGTAGTGTAGGTTTATAAGCTTAAATTTGCTATATTTCTCGTTTTTATATCGAAACTGGTCGCTTTTTTAGAGAGCAGATGAAAAAAATTCCCACGTCTAACTCCAAACTAGCTGGATTACCCCTAGAACTAGTCCCGCCAAATGTCGCCCAAGTCAGGCAAAAGGCGGCAATTCCAACGCGGTTGTTAATTGTGTGGGGAGTGCTGCTCTCGGCAGGATTAGGATTAACTATTAATTTATATCGACTGCAAATTATCCAGGCATCCAGCTTACAAAAGAAAGCTCGTCAGCAGCAAACTGTATCGGTACGTCCTTTTGTCCCTCGCCGTCCCATAGTCGATCGCAATGGCAATGTTTTGGCGATTGACCAGCCAACTTATACTTTATACATCCATCCCAAACTGTTCAAGGTATCCAAAGCGGAAATAGCTGACAAATTAGCCCCATTATTAGAGCGATCGCCCAAACAAATCTTAAAACAAATCGGAGATAAGCCAAGTGGTGTCAAAGTAGTTGGGAATCTCAAAGAAGATGTGGCTAACAGGCTTCATGCACTACGCGCCGATGGAGTCGAACTAATTCAAGAATACTCCCGTTTATACCCCCAAACAGGCATGGCGGCAGATGTGTTGGGATATGTAGATACCAACCATCAAGGACAAGCAGGAGTTGAATACAGTCAGCAAAAGTATTTAGAACGGAGTGTAGGTACAGCCTTATTGAGTCGTTCGGCGAAAGGGGAAATTATGCCCGATCGCTTGCCAGAAGGCTTTTTACACTTTGACGACCTCAGCTTGCAGCTAACTATCGATTCCCAGTTGCAAAGGGCAGCTAGGGTGGCTTTGCAAGAGAAAATGAAGCAATTCAAAGCCAAACGGGGCGCTGTGATCGTCATGAACGCTCAAGATGGTTCCCTGTTAACTTTAGTCTCAGAACCAACTTACGATCCCAATACCTACTATAAATATAACCTAGCATTATTTAAAAACTGGGCGCTGGCAGATTTGTATGAACCAGGCTCGACCTTTAAGCCGATTAACGTGGCGATCGCCCTAGAAAATGGCGCAATTAAGCCGAGCGATCGATTCAATGACCCAGGTAGTATTTCTGTCGGCGGTTGGCAAATCCGTAATGCTCAAATGAGCAGTCATGGAGTCATCAATATTTCCGAAATCCTCCAATATTCTAGCAATGTGGGGA from Merismopedia glauca CCAP 1448/3 harbors:
- the folE gene encoding GTP cyclohydrolase I FolE; the protein is MSLSILPDDIFNHSLATETQSPVSDREMEQAVQTLLLGLGEDPYREGLRDTPKRVVKALKFLTSGYQESLDELLNGAVFHEDANEMVLVRDIDLFSSCEHHILPILGRAHVAYIPNGKVIGLSKIARICEMYARRLQVQERLTAQIADAIQGLLKPQGVAVVVEATHMCMVMRGVQKPGSWTVTSSMQGVFADDARTRQEFMDLIRHSPSFH
- a CDS encoding CobW family GTP-binding protein, translating into MVATNVPTSVPVTVLTGYLGAGKTTLLNRILTYEHGKKVAVIINEFGEVGIDNQLVIDTDEEIFEMNNGCICCTVRGDLIRIISNLMKRRHKFDHLVLETTGLADPAPVIQTFFMDEDVRSQTHLDAVVTLVDAKHIHQHWDADEAVEQIAFADIILLNKTDLVTPTDLEALEQRIRSTNVMAKIYRTQDAAVDMDRILGVSAFDLSRALEIDPNFLGEDTHEHDQTVTSVAISQPGTLNYDKLNYWMGQLLREKGVDIFRMKGILNIEGEDNRFVFQGVHMLLDGKDDRPWQPHETRQNQLVFIGRNLDEAELKTGFMACLV
- a CDS encoding WD40 repeat domain-containing protein; its protein translation is MRRTSKVEFKDTWRGELSDYIQAIAWCPQGRYLAASSAAGEVSLFAAPSFETTILQGETGLSVDCLGFSYDGQFLAIGGQDGGLRIWSLASDAPQLIATLDNKSVWVDRLCWNPITRELAFSLGKYVQVWDADNLEVVATLSFSASSVFDLAWSADGKYLAVAGYQGAKVWQTGDWDAEAEVLENASATVAIAWSPDSKFIAQGNLDNTLTVKAWGNPYPWLMQGFPGKVRQVAWSSLPNKFGFPLLASCSGTAVVVWEKDIDEQIGWDGRILGNHEATVRAIAFQPDSLVLASTAENSWIALWDRIGRLNQTLTGAIKGFSCLAWHPQGHHLAAGGVNGEILVWSQNMRGRGFGRQ
- a CDS encoding serine/threonine-protein kinase, which gives rise to MNIIHRTVLNQGKYVLRAKIGRGVFSITYRATQTESGETVVIKTLSDTIYKNRDLEAVSSNFLDIVPKFIACQHPHLAKIIDYFDEEGRPYVVQEYVTGKNLAELISAENPLPVTVAINYIRQLASAVRTLHQHGLLHQDIRPHNIMKIKGTESLVLGELAIATSLHPMLQQTHAKLQAAGYAPLERYQPSGNMTPASDIYSLAATLYFFLTGTNPVPAPVREEYSRIQPPHPQGSLGDPLLLPALRKAQPKIKSAIELAIWRGLELDPQKRPQSVKAWLAMLPRLAYPSQEQALSKKQLLDKLRPEKVALFGAKNPVTADLIPSEPPYHPEPEIQDQIVTLPVPENDVPYKAEIKEVNSQISTEEAQFTSTLEPKPEYTQNPKQRSPWMGLLLTLAIGLSTGMGFGLALRQNRPTEPGETILHTEQSFPNRSPWPIQETPAIIRRRNSSQ
- a CDS encoding DUF6825 family protein; translated protein: MSDPVLRAFFLGRALAQAVGEQIEATVTNGLSELAKLDAEQRERLRQFSQQVMEKAARDVEGAASSSGSSTTTSPFGSSNGDLQVTIDELRAEIARLRTELQLYRSR
- a CDS encoding ABC1 kinase family protein; the encoded protein is MVHSTASSIPTQPYNAKSYRWNRQHYSRQRRFIDIWHFFLSLMTSLWLNGKKWSYPGGFSEAKLAKRRRQQAIWIRDSFLDLGPTFIKLGQLFSTRADLFPIEYVEELSKLQDRVPAFSYEQVEQIVQQDLGKPVSSLFTSFDPVALAAASLGQVHKAQLRNGQEVVVKIQRPGLKQLFTIDLAILKGIARYFQSHPRWGRGRDWLGIYDECCRILWEEIDYLSEGQNADTFRRNFRPFDWVKVPRVYWRYTSPRVLTLEYLPGIKISHYEALEAAGIDRKEVAKLGARAYLHQLLDDGFFHADPHPGNIAVNPEGALIFYDFGMMGKIAPVTREKLMDTLFGIAQKDGERVMKSLVALGALAANEDMGPVRRSIQYMLDNFMDKPFENQSVSQISDDLYEIAYDQPFRFPATFTFVMRAFSTLEGVGKGLDPDFNFMEVAQPFAMQLMTNGNGSDNGSFLSELGRQAAQMSSTALGLPRRIEDTIEKLERGDLRVRVRSVESDRILRRISNIQAGTNYTLLVGSFTLSATILFVNHYVWLAAGLALVAAILLAIWIRLTIRLDRMDRMF
- a CDS encoding Stp1/IreP family PP2C-type Ser/Thr phosphatase, with product MKLSFTSLSDTGVVRAVNQDACYADSPQARFFIVADGMGGHVGGQEASRIAKETVCSVLDKYWNSNETSQTLLAKALVEANEAIVTDQFQHPERADMGTTAVVLMFRDRTDSAWYTHVGDSRLYLLRDGQLQQVTQDHTWVSMAVKIGDLTQEQARNHPYRHVLSQCLGRKDLSQIEVQPIEIKSGDRLLLCSDGLTEELPDAEICRYLSSDGSCEDIATALVNAAKANGGRDNITVVIVEIDAFQPGSGFSSQSTLD
- a CDS encoding peptidoglycan D,D-transpeptidase FtsI family protein; this encodes MKKIPTSNSKLAGLPLELVPPNVAQVRQKAAIPTRLLIVWGVLLSAGLGLTINLYRLQIIQASSLQKKARQQQTVSVRPFVPRRPIVDRNGNVLAIDQPTYTLYIHPKLFKVSKAEIADKLAPLLERSPKQILKQIGDKPSGVKVVGNLKEDVANRLHALRADGVELIQEYSRLYPQTGMAADVLGYVDTNHQGQAGVEYSQQKYLERSVGTALLSRSAKGEIMPDRLPEGFLHFDDLSLQLTIDSQLQRAARVALQEKMKQFKAKRGAVIVMNAQDGSLLTLVSEPTYDPNTYYKYNLALFKNWALADLYEPGSTFKPINVAIALENGAIKPSDRFNDPGSISVGGWQIRNAQMSSHGVINISEILQYSSNVGMVQIMQRLKPGVYYSWLEKLGLGQKVGIDLPFEAPGQMKKREEFTNSPIEPATAAFGQGLSLTPIELVTLHATLANGGKLVTPHVVRGLFNSQGEAYWQPDLPQPRQVFSRETSQTVLEMMENVVTDGTGKAAQIPGYRIGGKTGTAQKAGPRGGYLSDAKITSFVGVLPVDSYRRYVILAVVDEPQGIAFGSTVAAPIVKSVMETLIAIEHLPPSDIKAANEAVLKP